From the genome of Papaver somniferum cultivar HN1 chromosome 2, ASM357369v1, whole genome shotgun sequence, one region includes:
- the LOC113352880 gene encoding uncharacterized protein LOC113352880 has translation MAFSPKPNTSSSLKKTPRLRKPQSSWKQIKSLISLSSWNQIRKSIACIPVQYGAHSKLNSSCASTCKLSRDVSHENNRVHHMDDHSPVQNVGLHGNGAYPNSKTTSSISVSELGPEDLGRDTIEMIFKSSWLRKDEPICKIERILKVHNTQTRIQKFEECRESAQKLSRCNANRNPRCAADGNEQLRFQCTSLACSVGHSTTSLCDFVDCGVCSVLSHGFPGCNMKGLEGVHTTATCGKAHSSFGGVDWNNSRAMLVCRVIAGRVKDVTEEDENTNVAVEESYDAVGAGCYERGFGKFDELFVFNPEAVLPCFVVIYTSH, from the coding sequence ATGGCTTTCTCACCCAAACCTAATACTAGTAGTAGTCTAAAGAAAACCCCACGACTGAGAAAACCCCAATCTTCATGGAAGCAAATCAAAAGTTTAATTTCCTTATCTTCGTGGAACCAAATCAGAAAATCTATAGCATGTATACCAGTGCAATATGGTGCGCACTCGAAGTTAAATTCTTCTTGTGCTTCTACTTGTAAGCTCAGTAGAGATGttagtcatgaaaataatagagTTCATCATATGGATGATCATAGTCCAGTTCAGAATGTTGGTCTTCATGGCAATGGGGCTTACCCTAATTCAAAAACAACTTCTTCTATTTCAGTGTCAGAGTTGGGACCAGAAGATTTAGGTCGGGATACAATAGAGATGATATTCAAATCAAGCTGGTTAAGGAAAGACGAGCCGATCTGCAAAATCGAACGGATTCTAAAAGTCCATAATACACAAACCAGAATCCAAAAGTTTGAAGAATGTAGAGAATCAGCTCAGAAGCTAAGTAGATGCAACGCAAACAGAAATCCAAGATGTGCAGCTGATGGCAATGAACAATTGAGATTTCAGTGCACAAGTTTAGCTTGTTCGGTCGGTCATTCTACTACTAGTTTATGCGACTTTGTAGATTGTGGTGTTTGTTCAGTACTAAGTCATGGATTTCCCGGGTGCAATATGAAAGGACTGGAAGGAGTGCATACTACAGCAACATGTGGGAAGGCACATAGTAGTTTTGGTGGTGTGGATTGGAATAATTCAAGAGCTATGCTTGTTTGTCGTGTGATTGCTGGTAGAGTAAAGGATGTCACAGAAGAGGATGAAAACACCAATGTGGCGGTGGAGGAAAGTTATGATGCTGTTGGTGCTGGTTGTTACGAAAGAGGTTTTGGCAaatttgatgaactatttgtttTTAATCCAGAAGCTGTTCTTCCTTGTTTTGTTGTCATCTACACTTCTcattaa